Proteins encoded by one window of Pseudonocardia sp. HH130629-09:
- a CDS encoding DinB family protein, which produces MNATDEKKALTGERAELITTLERHRGFLLQTADGLTEQQARTRSTVSALTTASLLKHVADTEEQWFRFAVEGAGAFGEVEVYNDSVDWDAVDAEADANGGDWSASGEQWVDTRFVLADHETLEHLRARVEQVAARTEEVLRTADLDSAHALPVAPWFEPNTSWSVRRVAIHVLAEISQHAGHADIIREAIDGARTMG; this is translated from the coding sequence ATGAACGCCACCGACGAGAAGAAGGCCCTGACCGGCGAACGTGCCGAGCTGATCACCACCCTGGAGCGCCACCGCGGCTTCCTCCTGCAGACCGCCGACGGCCTGACCGAGCAGCAGGCGCGCACCCGCAGCACGGTCAGCGCGCTGACGACCGCCTCGCTGCTCAAGCACGTCGCGGACACCGAGGAGCAGTGGTTCCGCTTCGCCGTCGAGGGCGCCGGCGCGTTCGGCGAGGTCGAGGTCTACAACGACTCCGTCGACTGGGACGCCGTCGACGCCGAGGCCGACGCCAACGGCGGCGACTGGTCCGCATCCGGCGAACAGTGGGTGGACACCCGGTTCGTCCTGGCCGACCACGAGACCCTGGAGCACCTGCGGGCCCGGGTCGAGCAGGTCGCCGCACGCACCGAGGAGGTCCTGCGCACCGCGGACCTGGACAGCGCACACGCCCTGCCCGTCGCCCCCTGGTTCGAGCCGAACACCTCCTGGTCGGTGCGCCGGGTCGCGATCCACGTGCTCGCCGAGATCAGCCAGCACGCGGGCCACGCCGACATCATCCGCGAGGCGATCGACGGCGCCCGGACGATGGGCTGA
- a CDS encoding pyridoxal-phosphate dependent enzyme, with the protein MIPGRAVAFGAGPVVTVLAGSSFVGVYDDTLFWVRAVQNLLLLMVVPMLLALGAPLTLLAASVPRERRPAWRRVLCSRAARLLTGPFAATVLLVAPLMVLYLTPLYVATLRDGVVPGAVGAVSWCAAFYLGLHRGGGRTCTPTRCSAPGCCGSAATWSGCRSSGSCCGCSPGRTHAGPARPTPSSAPHGPAPPRPPGPTRRGARPVPAVVAGRPAARRPLPPPHLTGPRGRGYVAAVADQVSIADIETAAERIAGGVVRTPTVPSPGLSTALGAPVLLKLEHLQRAGSFKPRGVLAKLASLTGDERAAGIVAVSGGNHGLAVAEVAGAAGVDAVVVMPENAPARSVTAARAAGADVRLTPDIAAAFALAGELQRAGRTLVHPFDDPVIVAAQGTVGLELAHDAVALGQPPTDVLVSVGGGALVSGIAVAVRALLHRARVWGVETVGAESMSTALAAGGPTPVTITSAITTLSAPSVSQLTYDHARALVHEVLVVDDAEAVRGTLALAEHAGIWAEPAAGCLVPAARRIVERHPDARLALVVCGANADVADVVRAAAQP; encoded by the coding sequence GTGATCCCGGGCCGTGCCGTCGCGTTCGGCGCCGGGCCGGTCGTCACCGTGCTGGCCGGGTCGTCGTTCGTCGGGGTGTACGACGACACGCTGTTCTGGGTGCGCGCCGTGCAGAACCTGCTGCTGCTCATGGTGGTGCCGATGCTGCTCGCGCTCGGCGCGCCGCTGACGCTGCTGGCGGCGAGCGTGCCCCGGGAGCGGCGGCCGGCCTGGCGCCGGGTGCTGTGCTCCCGGGCCGCACGGCTGCTGACCGGCCCGTTCGCGGCGACCGTGCTGCTCGTCGCGCCCCTGATGGTCCTGTATCTCACCCCGCTCTACGTCGCGACCCTGCGCGACGGCGTCGTGCCCGGTGCCGTCGGAGCGGTCTCGTGGTGTGCGGCGTTCTACCTGGGGCTGCACCGCGGCGGGGGCCGGACCTGCACACCGACCAGGTGCTCGGCGCCGGGTTGCTGTGGATCGGCGGCGACGTGGTCGGGCTGCCGTTCCTCGGGGTCGTGCTGTGGCTGTTCTCCCGGGAGGACGCACGCCGGGCCCGCGCGACCGACGCCGAGCTCGGCGCCGCACGGACCCGCGCCGCCGAGGCCACCGGGTCCGACCCGCCGCGGAGCCCGCCCCGTCCCGGCTGTGGTGGCAGGACGACCCGCAGCTCGCCGACCGCTTCCGCCCCCGCACCTGACCGGGCCGAGGGGCCGGGGTTACGTTGCGGCGGTGGCGGACCAGGTGAGCATCGCAGACATCGAGACGGCGGCGGAGCGGATCGCCGGGGGCGTGGTGCGCACCCCGACCGTCCCCTCCCCCGGGCTGTCCACGGCCCTCGGCGCCCCGGTGCTGCTCAAGCTGGAGCACCTGCAGCGGGCCGGGTCGTTCAAGCCGCGCGGGGTGCTGGCCAAGCTCGCGTCGCTGACCGGCGACGAACGCGCCGCCGGGATCGTCGCCGTCTCCGGCGGGAACCACGGGCTCGCCGTCGCCGAGGTCGCGGGTGCGGCCGGGGTCGACGCCGTCGTCGTGATGCCGGAGAACGCGCCGGCCCGCTCGGTGACCGCGGCCCGCGCGGCCGGGGCCGACGTGCGGCTCACCCCGGACATCGCGGCCGCATTCGCGCTGGCCGGGGAGCTGCAGCGGGCCGGGCGGACGCTGGTGCACCCGTTCGACGACCCGGTGATCGTCGCCGCGCAGGGCACCGTGGGGCTGGAGCTGGCCCACGACGCGGTCGCCCTGGGGCAGCCGCCGACCGACGTGCTCGTCTCCGTCGGCGGTGGGGCGCTGGTCTCCGGGATCGCGGTCGCGGTCCGCGCGTTGCTGCACCGCGCCCGGGTCTGGGGGGTGGAGACCGTCGGCGCGGAGTCGATGTCGACGGCGCTGGCCGCCGGCGGCCCGACCCCGGTGACGATCACGTCCGCGATCACCACACTCTCGGCGCCGTCGGTGTCGCAGCTGACCTACGACCACGCCCGCGCGCTGGTGCACGAGGTCCTCGTCGTCGACGACGCCGAGGCCGTCCGCGGCACCCTCGCCCTCGCCGAACACGCCGGGATCTGGGCCGAGCCGGCCGCGGGCTGTCTGGTCCCGGCCGCCCGCCGGATCGTCGAGCGGCACCCGGACGCCCGGCTCGCCCTGGTGGTCTGCGGCGCCAACGCCGACGTCGCCGACGTGGTCCGCGCCGCCGCGCAGCCGTGA
- a CDS encoding flavin-containing monooxygenase, which yields MERTGVVVIGAGQAGLSTAAGLRRGGLEPGPGFVVLDGEDGPGGAWRHRWPTLRMRTVNGIHDVAGIRSGFDDPGADPDLPARDAVPAYFARIERELDLRVVRPVHVHRVSDTGGPPAISTGGPPAVDTGGPPAVDTAGPLAVETDRGTWVTDHLVNATGTWTRPFVPAYPGLATFRGTSLHARTYPGPETMTGKRVVVVGGGITAVQLLLEIAPYTAATTWVTRREPEWIDTPFGPEQGRAAVARVEERVRAGLPPRSVVGVTGLARTPEVRAGIASGVLVRRPMFARVVPDGVEWSDGARVPADVLVWATGWRPALGHLAPLRLRGPGGGIVMVEPLDTGVVADPRVHLVGYGPSASTIGADRAGRAAARDVLARLPVATGA from the coding sequence ATGGAGCGGACCGGGGTCGTGGTGATCGGCGCGGGCCAGGCGGGCCTGTCGACGGCGGCCGGGCTGCGGCGCGGCGGGCTGGAGCCGGGCCCCGGGTTCGTCGTGCTCGACGGCGAGGACGGCCCCGGCGGCGCGTGGCGGCACCGCTGGCCGACGCTGCGGATGCGCACGGTGAACGGCATCCACGACGTCGCCGGGATCCGCTCCGGCTTCGACGACCCCGGCGCCGACCCCGACCTGCCCGCGCGGGACGCCGTGCCGGCCTACTTCGCGCGCATCGAACGCGAGCTCGACCTGCGGGTCGTGCGCCCGGTGCACGTCCACCGGGTGTCCGACACCGGCGGGCCGCCGGCCATCAGCACCGGCGGGCCGCCGGCCGTCGACACCGGCGGGCCGCCTGCCGTCGACACCGCCGGGCCGCTGGCCGTCGAGACCGACCGCGGCACCTGGGTCACCGACCACCTGGTCAACGCCACCGGCACCTGGACCCGCCCGTTCGTCCCCGCCTACCCGGGCCTGGCGACGTTCCGCGGCACGAGCCTGCACGCCCGCACCTACCCGGGCCCGGAGACGATGACCGGGAAGCGGGTCGTCGTGGTCGGCGGCGGGATCACCGCGGTGCAGCTGCTCCTGGAGATCGCCCCGTACACGGCCGCGACGACCTGGGTCACCCGCCGGGAGCCCGAGTGGATCGACACGCCGTTCGGGCCCGAGCAGGGTCGCGCCGCGGTCGCCCGGGTCGAAGAGCGGGTCCGGGCCGGGCTGCCCCCGCGCAGTGTCGTCGGGGTGACCGGGCTGGCGCGCACGCCGGAGGTGCGGGCCGGGATCGCGAGCGGTGTGCTGGTCCGCAGGCCGATGTTCGCCCGGGTCGTGCCGGACGGCGTGGAGTGGTCCGACGGCGCTCGCGTGCCCGCGGACGTGCTGGTGTGGGCGACCGGCTGGCGTCCCGCGCTGGGTCACCTCGCGCCGCTGCGGCTGCGCGGGCCGGGCGGCGGGATCGTCATGGTCGAGCCGCTCGACACCGGCGTCGTCGCCGACCCCCGGGTGCACCTGGTCGGCTACGGCCCCTCGGCGAGCACGATCGGCGCGGACCGGGCCGGTCGCGCGGCGGCCCGCGACGTCCTGGCGCGGCTACCCGTCGCGACCGGCGCCTGA